From the Armatimonadota bacterium genome, the window CAGAACATCCGCCGACTGATAGAAATCGGCTGTTATCGCGGCTTGAGACATCGCCGCGGGCTGCCTGTGCGAGGGCAGCGTACACGCACCAACGCCCGCACACGCAAAGGTCCGCGCCGCACCGTGGGCACGAAGCGCAAGAAGAAGTAATACGGGAGGCACTTTCAGATGGCAAGAAAGGTTGTTACCACTCGGCAAAAGACGAAACCGAAGAAGAATATCGTTCACGGTGTCGCGCACATCCAGTCTACTTTCAATAACACCATTGTAGCGATTACCGATGTGAAGGGCGACGTGATTGCGTGGTCCAGCGCGGGGGTAGTTGGCTTCAAAGGGGCGCGCAAAGGTACACCCTTCGCAGCGCAGATGGCAGCGGAAGACTGTGCGCGCAAGGCGATGGAACACGGCGTGCGCAAAGTGGACGTAGAGGTCAAAGGACCCGGTCCCGGTCGCGAGACCGCCATCC encodes:
- the rpsK gene encoding 30S ribosomal protein S11; translated protein: MARKVVTTRQKTKPKKNIVHGVAHIQSTFNNTIVAITDVKGDVIAWSSAGVVGFKGARKGTPFAAQMAAEDCARKAMEHGVRKVDVEVKGPGPGRETAIRALQAAGLDILTIKDVTPVPHNGCRPPKRRRV